The following are encoded in a window of Ricinus communis isolate WT05 ecotype wild-type chromosome 4, ASM1957865v1, whole genome shotgun sequence genomic DNA:
- the LOC8266529 gene encoding protein kinase PINOID, which translates to MLDCGGSHRDSSNGDLSFKSSTNSTNSSMSSESCSSYSRLSFELLTARSSPENLTLKPHRSSDSAYSAIRSATFRRKTGLTFRDFRLIRRIGSGDIGTVYLCRLTRKHNNQEEDDDFEDDHDDDDDEKLCFYAMKVVDKEALQVKKKVHRAEMERKILKMLDHPFLPSLYAEFEASHFSCIVMEYCSGGDLLSLRHKQPYKRFSLSSARFYAAEVLVALEYLHMLGIIYRDLKPENVLVRSDGHIMLSDFDLSLCSDAIPAVESPSLSPDSTSPSSLPYARSHSSKTFSCLLNRLFRSKKIQTLCPNRLFVAEPVSARSCSFVGTHEYVAPEVASGGSHGNAVDWWAFGIFIYELMYGRTPFAAPSNEQTLRNIVKKPLSFPTHSPSSSLESHARNLISGLLNKDPNSRLGTKRGSADVKTHPFFKGLNFALIRTVTPPQVPGLRRQRTTPFYQGQPKSTAFDYF; encoded by the exons ATGTTAGATTGCGGCGGTAGCCACCGCGACTCATCAAACGGTGACCTGAGTTTCAAAAGCAGTACTAACTCGACCAACAGTTCAATGAGCAGCGAAAGTTGTAGTAGCTACAGTCGTCTTTCTTTCGAACTTCTCACAGCAAGATCTTCACCAGAAAACCTCACACTCAAACCACACCGATCCTCTGACTCCGCTTACTCCGCCATCCGTTCCGCAACCTTCCGCCGCAAGACCGGTCTTACTTTCCGTGACTTCCGCCTCATCCGCCGCATCGGCTCCGGAGACATCGGCACAGTCTACCTCTGCCGTCTCACAAGAAAGCATAATAATCAAGAAGAGGACGACGATTTTGAAGATGATCATGACGACGACGACGACGAGAAGTTGTGCTTTTACGCGATGAAGGTTGTGGATAAAGAAGCTTTACAGGTGAAAAAGAAAGTGCATAGAGCTGAAATGGAGAGAAAGATCTTGAAAATGTTGGACCATCCTTTTCTGCCATCTTTATATGCTGAGTTCGAAGCTTCTCATTTTTCTTGCATTGTAATGGAGTACTGTTCCGGCGGTGATTTGCTTTCTTTAAGACATAAGCAGCCTTATAAACGCTTCTCTCTTAGCTCTGCAAG GTTTTATGCTGCTGAGGTTCTTGTAGCATTGGAATACCTTCACATGTTAGGAATCATCTACAGAGATCTAAAGCCTGAAAACGTTTTAGTCAGATCAGACGGTCACATCATGTTATCAGATTTTGACCTCTCATTATGTTCAGATGCAATTCCAGCCGTTGAATCTCCATCTCTCTCTCCGGATTCTACTTCTCCATCTTCCTTACCCTATGCCCGATCACACTCCAGCAAGACCTTCTCTTGCCTGCTTAACCGGCTCTTCCGGTCAAAGAAAATCCAAACCCTGTGCCCCAACCGCCTATTCGTTGCTGAGCCGGTATCCGCTCGGTCATGTTCGTTCGTTGGAACCCACGAATACGTGGCCCCAGAGGTAGCATCTGGCGGGTCCCATGGCAACGCTGTTGACTGGTGGGCCTTCGGGATTTTTATCTACGAATTGATGTATGGACGCACACCATTTGCAGCTCCATCAAATGAACAGACACTGCGAAACATCGTGAAAAAGCCCTTGAGTTTCCCTACCCACTCGCCTTCCTCTTCACTGGAGTCCCACGCGCGGAATCTGATATCGGGTTTGTTGAACAAAGATCCCAATAGCAGGCTCGGAACGAAACGAGGATCCGCCGATGTGAAAACGCACCCGTTTTTCAAAGGGCTAAATTTTGCACTTATAAGGACGGTGACCCCACCTCAGGTTCCAGGATTAAGAAGACAAAGAACGACACCGTTTTATCAAGGGCAGCCAAAATCAACGGCGTTTGATTACTTTTAG
- the LOC8266528 gene encoding putative F-box/LRR-repeat protein 23: MDSYLSPPPQLQEDSYRNWAELPRDVTALILDKVGAFDILGSAQFVCSSWNSVCKDPSMWRSVEIHPLCDFWDLPFDLEALCRNAVDRSRGGLISISIEYFATDSLIKYIADRSSHLKRLRLLSSYTLSDAAFSKAAKKFPLLEELDISYCSLSTEALVGVGISCPLLRSLKLNCQGYKRPHIESNEEALAIGQWMPHLRYLQIFGNKLTNDGVQAILDGCPHLEFLDLRQCFNVHLEGELGMLCGERIKDLRRPDDPTDDYPFNPEIPDYGSSEEDYPSGFSDMEFATDDDDDYYAFSDGIEDI; encoded by the exons ATGGATTCATACCTTTCACCACCACCGCAATTACAAGAAGACTCATATCGGAATTGGGCGGAGCTACCACGAGACGTGACGGCGTTGATTCTTGATAAAGTGGGTGCATTCGATATCTTGGGTTCTGCTCAGTTTGTATGCTCTTCGTGGAATAGTGTATGCAAGGATCCATCAATGTGGAGATCAGTTGAAATCCATCCTCTGTGTGATTTCTGGGACTTGCCTTTTGATCTTGAAGCATTGTGTAGGAATGCAGTTGATAGGAGTCGTGGTGGCCTGATTTCTATCAGTATTGAGTACTTTGCTACTGATTCTCTCATCAAATACATTGCTGATAG GTCAAGTCATCTCAAGCGACTTCGGCTATTATCTTCCTATACCCTTTCTGATGCGGCATTTAGTAAAGCTGCCAAAAAATTTCCATTACTAGAGGAGCTTGATATTTCATACTGCTCATTGTCAACGGAAGCTCTTGTAGGTGTTGGAATTTCCTGTCCTCTTCTGAGATCATTGAAGTTGAATTGCCAGGGGTACAAACGCCCACATATAGAGAGTAATGAGGAGGCACTGGCGATTGGCCAATGGATGCCTCATTTGCGATACCTCCAGATTTTTGGAAATAAGCTGACAAATGATGGTGTGCAGGCCATTCTTGATGGTTGTCCACATCTTGAATTCCTCGACCTTCGCCAATGTTTCAATGTCCATTTGGAAGGGGAGTTGGGGATGCTATGTGGTGAAAGGATTAAAGATTTGCGGCGGCCTGATGATCCTACCGATGACTATCCATTTAACCCGGAAATTCCTGACTATGGGTCATCTGAGGAAGACTACCCTTCCGGATTTTCGGATATGGAGTTCGCcactgatgatgatgatgactaCTATGCATTCTCAGACGGCATCGAGGATATCTGA
- the LOC8266527 gene encoding ABC transporter G family member 7, translated as MAHLGGKVVGQVVKFGGNGFGQVVAAAAVALLLRLFSGPGPALLPEDDDEKKNDNDFSGEEAPITDKVVPVTIRWSNITCSLSDKSNKHVRFLLKNVNGEAKPGRLVAIMGPSGSGKTTLLNVLAGQLMASTRLHLSGLLEVNGRPCSNQAYKFAYVRQEDLFFSQLTVRETLSLAAQLQLPEISSVEERDEYVNNLLFKLGLVSCADSNVGDAKVRGISGGEKKRLSLACELIASPSVIFADEPTTGLDAFQAERVMETLRQLSQDGHTVICSIHQPRGSVYSKFDDIVLLTEGELVYTGPAHEEPLAYFSELGYRCPDHVNPAEFLADLISIDYSSSESVYSSRKRIDGLVESFSQKLLTVLYATPLTRRGSSKNDMKLSIKRKQSWWKQFWLLLKRAWMQASRDGPTNKVRTRMSIASAIIFGSVFWRMGRSQTSILDRMGLLQVAAINTAMAALTKTVGVFPKERSIVDRERAKGSYALGPYLLSKLIAEIPVGAAFPLMFGAVLYPMARLHPTLSRFGKFCGIVTAESFAASAMGLTVGAMVPTTEAAMALGPSLMTVFIVFGGYYVNSDNTPIIFRWIPNVSLIRWAFQGLCINEFRGLKFDHQNSFDIETGEQALERLSFGGSHISDTVVAQSRILLFWYCTTYLLLKKNKPKYQQLEPLPLEQQTQPQLEHEPLDADQIKQLQLNPFPLKQDELTQQYEPPGLDQIRPFILEGTN; from the exons ATGGCGCATTTAGGCGGGAAAGTGGTCGGTCAGGTTGTTAAATTTGGAGGTAACGGTTTCGGTCAGGTTGTGGCGGCGGCCGCGGTGGCTCTTCTGCTCCGACTGTTTTCTGGACCTGGCCCTGCTCTTTTGCCTGAAGACGATGATGAGAAGAAGAATGATAACGACTTCTCCGGCGAAGAAGCTCCGATCACTGACAAAGTTGTTCCGGTTACAATCCGTTGGAGTAACATCACGTGTTCTCTTTCTgataaatcaaataaacat GTTCGGTTTCTGTTAAAAAATGTGAATGGAGAAGCGAAACCAGGAAGATTGGTAGCAATAATGGGACCATCAGGGTCAGGCAAAACGACGTTGCTTAACGTATTAGCTGGCCAATTAATGGCATCAACAAGGTTGCATTTGTCAGGTCTTTTGGAAGTCAATGGGAGACCTTGTTCGAATCAAGCTTACAA GTTTGCTTATGTGAGACAGGAAGATCTTTTTTTCTCGCAGTTGACAGTGAGAGAGACACTTTCTCTTGCCGCTCAACTTCAACTTCCTGAAATATCTTCTGTCGAAGAGAGAGATGAATATGTTAATAATCTGTTGTTCAAGTTAGGTTTG GTCAGTTGTGCTGACTCAAACGTTGGTGATGCAAAAGTTCGTGGGATAAGTGGTGGTGAAAAGAAACGTTTATCATTAGCTTGTGAACTTATTGCTAGTCCATCTGTCATATTTGCTGATGAACCCACTACAG gGCTTGATGCTTTCCAGGCAGAGAGAGTAATGGAAACTCTACGACAACTCTCCCAGGATGGACATACTGTAATTTGCTCCATTCACCAGCCTAGAGGTTCAGTGTACAGTAAATTTGACGACATTGTTTTGCTAACAGAGGGTGAACTTGTTTATACTGGTCCAGCACATGAAGAACCACTGGCATACTTCTCAGAATTGGG ATACCGCTGCCCAGATCATGTAAATCCAGCAGAATTTTTGGCTGATCTCATATCCATTGATTACAGTTCTTCTGAAAGTGTATACTCCTCTCGGAAAAGGATAGATGGCCTTGTTGAGTCATTCTCACAGAAGTTATTGACAGTGCTTTATGCAACACCCCTTACCAGAAGGGGGAGCTCCAAGAATGACATGAAGTTAAGCATAAAGAGGAAACAGTCGTGGTGGAAGCAATTCTGGTTGCTTCTTAAACGTGCATGGATGCAG GCTTCTCGTGATGGGCCAACTAATAAAGTTCGGACAAGAATGTCAATTGCATCAGCTATAATATTTGGCTCAGTTTTTTGGAGAATGGGAAGATCTCAGACTTCAATACTAGACAGGATGGGATTGCTGCAG GTCGCAGCAATAAACACTGCTATGGCTGCTCTCACAAAAACCGTGGGTGTGTTTCCTAAGGAGCGTTCAATTGTAGATAGAGAGCGGGCAAAGGGATCTTATGCATTAGGACCATATTTGCTCTCTAAATTGATAGCTGAGATTCCTGTTGGAGCAGCATTTCCATTAATGTTTGGTGCTGTATTGTATCCAATGGCACGTCTTCATCCTACTTTGTCCAG GTTTGGCAAGTTCTGTGGAATTGTGACTGCAGAATCATTTGCTGCATCTGCAATGGGTCTAACCGTTGGAGCTATGGTTCCGACCACTGAAGCAGCAATGGCACTAGGGCCATCTCTAATGACAGTCTTTATTGTATTTGGAGGGTATTATGTCAATTCAGATAATACACCAATCATCTTCAGATGGATACCTAATGTTTCTCTGATAAGATG GGCATTTCAAGGGCTTTGCATCAATGAATTCAGAGGGCTTAAGTTTGATCATCAAAATTCATTTGACATTGAAACTGGTGAACAG gCACTTGAGCGCCTCTCCTTCGGAGGAAGCCATATCAGCGATACAGTGGTAGCTCAAAGTAGAATTTTACTGTTTTGGTACTGCACCACTTACCTTCTCCTTAAGAAAAACAAGCCCAAGTATCAACAGCTGGAGCCACTACCTCTTGAACAACAAACTCAACCACAACTAGAGCACGAGCCTTTGGACGCTGACCAAATCAAACAACTCCAACTCAATCCTTTTCCATTGAAACAAGACGAGTTGACCCAGCAGTATGAACCACCCGGTCTAGACCAAATCCGACCATTTATCTTAGAAG GTACTAATTAA